The genomic stretch CTCCCACGTCTCAGCACGTCGAGGTCGACCAGGTGTACCTACGCCAACTGTTCTTGAAATTCACTCTGTTCTTCAGCCTCATCATGCTAGGGCATCTGCTCATCCCAAAGGAGGTGGCAGAAACCCTGGTAGATGGTGCCTGGCGTTACATCCTGTGTTTTGCCGGGGGAGCATGCGGACTCTGAGATAGGATGAGTGTCCGAGCTGCAGAGCAGCGGCTCGACATGTCCAAAGGAGCCCGCGTGAATCTTCTCTCCCACTACTGCCGGCATTTCACCGGCGCCTTCAAGTTCAGGAACCGACAGGGTCGGACTTTCTTCTGGCTCTGCCTGCTTGCCGACGTATTCCTGGTATCAGTTTTGGTCGCTTTGAGCCCCTTCGGGTTGCTCGGCAGACTTCTGATCCTCCTCGCGCTTCTGGTCATCGCCGGCAATGCCATTCAGCGTCTGAAAGACGCCGGCGTCTCCCCTTGGATGCTTCTGCTGTGGTTCATCCCCTTCGTTGGCCTGGTAATCCTGGCCATCCTGCTCCTGCTCCCCGGCCGTAAGCCGGTCGACCTGCCAGTCGCACCGCCCTCCTCGCCAAGTGAGCGCTAAGCTGGCCGCATTGAGGCCAACTTATAACAACATAGCCGTCGGCGCTCCCTTTTCCTTCCGCGCCGGCGCACCTCTGCAAGGGGGGCTCGCAGAATTCGGAAAAAATCGTACGCTAAGGTTTTCCGGGCATCCGTAGGGGCCGAAACTTCCCGTCTTCCAGTCTGCGGCTCTGCCGCCAGACGTAATCGCCGGTGAGGTTGATGTGCTCCCAGCCCAGCGGCGACAGGAATTGCAGCAGCTCGCCGTCCACCGGCTTGCCGGCCTCGACCAACCCCTGGGTGGCGCGCTCCAGGTACACCGTGTTCCACAGCACGATAGCCGCCGTCACCAGGTTGAGGCCGCTGGCCCGGTAGCGCTGCTGCTCGAAGCTCCGATCCCTGATTTCCCCAAGGCGGTTGAAGAACACCGCCCTGGCCAGCGAGTTGCGCGCCTCACCTTTGTTCAGGCCGGCATGCACGCGGCGGCGCAGCTCAACACTTTGCAGCCAGTCTAGGATGAACAGCGTGCGTTCGATCCGGCCCAGCTCGCGCAGGGCCACGGCCAGGCCGTTCTGGCGCGGATAGCTGCCGAGCTTGCGCAGCATCAGCGAGGCAGTGACGGTGCCCTGTTTGATCGAGCTGGCCAGGCGCAGGATGTCGTCCCAATGGGCGCGGACGTGCTTGATGTTCAGGGTGCCGCCGATCAGCGGCCGCAGCGTCGGGTAGGTCTGCACGCCCTGCGGCACGTACAGCTTGGTTTCGCCGAGGTCGCGGATGCGCGGCGCGAAACGGAAGCCCAGCAGGTGCATCAGGGCGAAGACGTGATCGGTGAAGCCGGCCGTGTCGGTGTAGTGCTCCTCGATCCGCAGGTCGGACTCGTGGTACAGCAGGCCGTCGAGCACATAGGTGGAATCGCGCACGCCGACATTCACCACGCGGGTGCTGAACGGCGCGTACTGGTCGGAGATATGGGTGTAGAACAGCCGTCCCGGCTCACTGCCGTACTTCGGGTTGACGTGTCCGGTGCTCTCGCCCCGGCCGCCAGCCCGGAAACGCTGGCCATCGGAGGATGAGGTGGTGCCGTCGCCCCAGTGGGCGGCGAAGGCATGCTGGTACTGGTGGTTGACCAGCTCGGCCAGGGCCGCCGAATAGGTCTCGTCGCGGATGTGCCAGGCTTGCAGCCAGGACAGCTTGGCGTAGGTCAGACCGGGGCTCGACTCGGCCATCTTGGTCAGCCCGAGGTTGATCGCATCACCGAGGATCGCGGACAGCAGCAACGTCCGGTCTTTGGCCTCGGCCCCGTCCTTCAGGTGGGTGAAGTGGCGGCTGAAGCCCGTCCAGTCGTCCACGTCCATCAGCAGTTCGGTGATCTTGATGCGCGGCAGTAACTGACTGGTCTGGTCGATCAGCGCCTGCGCCCGATCCGGCACCGCCGCATCCAGCGGGGTGATCTTCAACCCGGACTCGGTGAGGATGGCATCGGGCAGCTCGTTGTCCTTGGCCAGGCGGGCGACAGTGGCCAACTGCTCGTCCAGCAGCTGCAAGCGCTCTTCCAGATACTGGTCGCTGTTCGGGTTGATCGCCAGCGGCAGGGCCTGTTCCCGCTTGAGCGCGGCGAACTTCTCGGCCGGCAACAGGTAGTCGTCGAAGTCGCGGAACTGCCGCGAGCCCTTGACCCAGATGTCGCCGGAGCGCAGGGCGTTCTTCAGCTCGGACAGGGCGCAGATTTCGTAGAAGCGCCGGTCGAGGCCTTCCGGGGTGATCACCAGTGGCTTCCAGCGCGGCTTGATGAAGGCGGTGGGAGCATCGGCCGGCACCTTGCGCAGGTTGTCGGCGTTCATCTCGCGCAGCGTCTGCACGGCTGCCAGCACGCCCTGCGCGGCCGGGGCGGCGCGCAGCTCCAATACCTCCAGCAGAGCCGGCGTGTAGCGGCGCAGGGTGGCGAAGTTCTCGCCGACCAGGTGCAGGTGGTCGAAGCCCTCCGGCCGGGCCAGCAGCTCGGCTTCGCTGACGCTCTCGGTGAACTCGTCCCAGGGGATCACCGCCTCGATGGCGGCATAGGGGTCGCTGCCGGCTTCCTTGGCCTCCAGCAGCGCCTGGCCGATCTTGGAGTACAGGCGCACCTTGTCGTTGATCGCCTTGCCCTGCTTCTGGAACTGCTGCTGATGCTTGTGCTTCGCGCCGCTGAACAGCTTGACTAGGATGCGGTCGTGCAGATCCACCAGCTCATCAATCACGGTTGCAGTGCTCTCCAGCACCACGGCGGCCAGGGTCGCATAGCGCCGCTGCGGCTCGAACTTGCCGAGGTCTTTGGGCGTCATCTGCCCACCCTCGCGGGCCAGCTTGAGCAGGCGGTTCTGGTGGATGTGCCGGCCCAGGACTTCGGGCAAGTCCACCAGCTGAAATGTCTTCAGCCGCTCGATGTGCTCAAGCATGTGCCGAGAGTTGGGTTTCAGCGGTGCCTGGCGCAGCCAGGTCAACCAGGTGATGCTGCTGCCGGCCTTGAGCTTCAACAGCTCGTCCAGCTTGGCCCGATGCGAGTCCGTGAGCGGTTCAACCAGGGCGCGGTAGACCCGCCGATTGGCCCGTGCAATGGCCTCCGAGCAAGCCCGGTCGATCACGCTCAACGCCGGCAGGATGCGTCGCTTCTGCCGCAGGCTCTCCAGCGCCTGGCCGGCCAGCAGCAAGCCCTTGTCGGTCTGCTGGGCCAGTTCGGTCAGCTCGCGCACCAGGGCGCGGAAGTCGGACAGGCCGAACGGGGCCAGTTGAAGGTAGGTGCGCAGTTCCTGGGCGTGCTCGCGACGGGTCACATCGCGCTCGCCGTACTTCGTCCAACTCGCCGGATCGGTCTGGACTTGCTTGGCCACCCACAGGATGACCGGTTCGGGCAGCTCGCTGTCAGTGCCCAACGCATAGCCGGGGTAGCGCAGCAGGCAGAGTTGCACGGCGAAGCCGAGGCGGTTGGCGTCGCCGCGCCGCTGACGGATCAGCGACAGGTCGGAGTCGTTGAAGGTGTAGTAGCGGATCAGGTCATCCTGGCTTTCTGGCAACGCGAGCAGGGTGCCCCGCTCCGTGGCCGAGAGGATCAAGCGACGCGGCATGTGTCAGTCGTCCGTGCGGAGGTACTGGTAGAGGGTTTCCCGGCTGATGTTGAACTCGCGGGCAAGCTGCGCCTTGGGCTCGCCGGCCGTCGCTCGCTGCCGCAGGGTAGCAGCCTGCTCATCGGACAGGGCTTTCTTGCGGCCCCGGTACGCGCCACGCTGCTTGGCCAAGGTGATGCCCTCACGCTGCCGCTCGCGGATCAGGGCGCGCTCGAACTCAGCGAAGGCCCCCATCACCGACAGCATCAGGTTGGCCATCGGCGAGTCCTCGCCAGTGAACACCAGGCCCTCCTTCAGGAACTCGATGCGCACGCCGCGTTGAGTCAGCTTCTGTACCAAGCGACGCAGGTCATCGAGGTTGCGGGCCAGCCGGTCCATGCTGTGCACCACCACTGTATCGCCTTCGCGGACGAAGCTCAGCAGCGCTTCGAGCTGGGGGCGCTGGGTGTCCTTGCCCGATGCCTTGTCGGTGAACACCTTGCTCACCTGTGTCTGTTCCAGCTGGCGTTCCGGGTTCTGGTCGAAGCTGCTGACCCGGACGTAGCCGATGCGGTGCCCCTGCACGATGTCTCCTTGGTTGAAGGCGGCTTAAGTGCTCCTTCTGTTCCGTTGTGCCTCAAACCCCGTTTCTGTCAGGCTGAAATCTATGACCTTCGCAGGCATGTGTCAAAAATGCGAAAGATGACTCTATTCTGACTAAGCGGCGCGGCCCTGCCTGACATCCAGTTAGGGTATGCCTCAATCTGACGGTAGCGAGTCGCAGGCGTTCGGATCGGCATCGGTTTCGTTCCCTGTCTTGGCACGCGCTTCGAAGCGTTGATAACACTCCAACCCGCAGAAGTGCTCGACGTATTCCGCGCCTTCCGGGGTGAAGGCGGCATCGAGCGGGATTTCCTTGCAGCACACGCAGCAACTGGTGGTGGTCGAGTCACTTGCATTCATGGTGGCACCCCTCCATTGACTGACGAAGACGGCGAATGCCGCCGCCGGCATTGGCTTCGCGAACAGGAAGCCTTGTCCTGTGTCGCAGTCCGCTTGTCGCAATAGATCAAGACTCGCCGATGTTTCCACGCCTTCAGCCACCACATCCATGCCCAGCCCGTGCGCAAGCTGAATCACGGTGTGCACGATGGTTTGGTCGCGGCGGTCGTTGGCGAGCCCGGCGACAAACGAT from Pseudomonas putida encodes the following:
- a CDS encoding Tn3 family transposase, encoding MPRRLILSATERGTLLALPESQDDLIRYYTFNDSDLSLIRQRRGDANRLGFAVQLCLLRYPGYALGTDSELPEPVILWVAKQVQTDPASWTKYGERDVTRREHAQELRTYLQLAPFGLSDFRALVRELTELAQQTDKGLLLAGQALESLRQKRRILPALSVIDRACSEAIARANRRVYRALVEPLTDSHRAKLDELLKLKAGSSITWLTWLRQAPLKPNSRHMLEHIERLKTFQLVDLPEVLGRHIHQNRLLKLAREGGQMTPKDLGKFEPQRRYATLAAVVLESTATVIDELVDLHDRILVKLFSGAKHKHQQQFQKQGKAINDKVRLYSKIGQALLEAKEAGSDPYAAIEAVIPWDEFTESVSEAELLARPEGFDHLHLVGENFATLRRYTPALLEVLELRAAPAAQGVLAAVQTLREMNADNLRKVPADAPTAFIKPRWKPLVITPEGLDRRFYEICALSELKNALRSGDIWVKGSRQFRDFDDYLLPAEKFAALKREQALPLAINPNSDQYLEERLQLLDEQLATVARLAKDNELPDAILTESGLKITPLDAAVPDRAQALIDQTSQLLPRIKITELLMDVDDWTGFSRHFTHLKDGAEAKDRTLLLSAILGDAINLGLTKMAESSPGLTYAKLSWLQAWHIRDETYSAALAELVNHQYQHAFAAHWGDGTTSSSDGQRFRAGGRGESTGHVNPKYGSEPGRLFYTHISDQYAPFSTRVVNVGVRDSTYVLDGLLYHESDLRIEEHYTDTAGFTDHVFALMHLLGFRFAPRIRDLGETKLYVPQGVQTYPTLRPLIGGTLNIKHVRAHWDDILRLASSIKQGTVTASLMLRKLGSYPRQNGLAVALRELGRIERTLFILDWLQSVELRRRVHAGLNKGEARNSLARAVFFNRLGEIRDRSFEQQRYRASGLNLVTAAIVLWNTVYLERATQGLVEAGKPVDGELLQFLSPLGWEHINLTGDYVWRQSRRLEDGKFRPLRMPGKP
- a CDS encoding DUF805 domain-containing protein; translation: MNLLSHYCRHFTGAFKFRNRQGRTFFWLCLLADVFLVSVLVALSPFGLLGRLLILLALLVIAGNAIQRLKDAGVSPWMLLLWFIPFVGLVILAILLLLPGRKPVDLPVAPPSSPSER
- a CDS encoding recombinase family protein, which produces MQGHRIGYVRVSSFDQNPERQLEQTQVSKVFTDKASGKDTQRPQLEALLSFVREGDTVVVHSMDRLARNLDDLRRLVQKLTQRGVRIEFLKEGLVFTGEDSPMANLMLSVMGAFAEFERALIRERQREGITLAKQRGAYRGRKKALSDEQAATLRQRATAGEPKAQLAREFNISRETLYQYLRTDD